The Arvicola amphibius chromosome 4, mArvAmp1.2, whole genome shotgun sequence genome includes the window tacacagctgAATTACACTCCAGTCACCAGCACTGATCTGTAtgtgcaaatatttattttaatagcaGCAACAATCTTAAAATGTAGGTATCATTAGTtctgccaaataaataaataaataaaatgaagtgttCTGGTAGGGAAGAAGCCCTGGAATCCCATTCTAAGGCTACAGACTGGACTAAGGCTCTCTCTGTTTGGTATCGAGGGGGCAGCTTGAGAAAGCCCCTGGGGTCTCGCAGAGATGAAATCCATAGCTTACTCCTGGTAAGCATTGGCCACTTTCTGCTGAAGCCATAATGAAACCTGCACACCGATAAACTGGGAAAATTGGTGTTTGTGTATGAATCTAAGACTATGTGTCTGTGATGTAAACAAAAGCCTAGATTCTTAGAAACAGCTTaaccaggctggggagatgcttaGTTAGGATCCtaagttttgtttctgctgctgtgataaaataccctaaccaaaaaaaaaaaaaaaaaaaaagtaatttaaggGAGGAAGAGTTCATTCTATTATCATTCCAGATTATGGTCCATCACTCTGGGAAAATCAAGTCACCAAGAACTTAAGGCTCTAGTCACATTCACaggcaagagaaaagagagaaggaatgtgtgcatgtctgcTAGCTAACTTACCTTCTCTACTCATATGTAGTTCAGGGCTCAAGCCTTGGGAATGGTGCTGCTCAAGGTGGCCTGGGTTTCCCCACATCAACTAATGCAGTCATATCTTATGCAGTGGCCAACACAATCTAGACACTCTCCTGtggagactctcttcccaggtgcGTCTAGACTGGGTCAACGTAACGATTCAAACTAATCACAATAGGTCCAGTGTTTGCCTGACAAACACAAGGACTGTGGCagagtgtctgtaactccagtgctgggagCAGGGACAAGTGGATCTCGGGGGCTCACAGGCTAGTCAACCCAGCTGAACTGATGAATTCCAGGTTCtgtgggagactctgtctcaagaagaaaaaaaagatggcaaaCAATCAAGGAAGATACATGAtaccaacctctggccttcattcATCCATGcaacatgcgtgcgtgtgtgtgcacgcacacacacacacacagactgagagATGGGTGGTGAGTGCAAGCAGacgtggtggtacatgcttgtaattccactGCTAGGGAAGTGGAACAGGAGAATTGCTGGGATTCTGTGGCCAGACACCCTAATCTTATCAAGACAGTAAGCTGGGTAAGCTGGGTGGTAGCCcactcctttaaccccaacacttgggaggcagaggcaggtggagctctgtcagttcaagaccagcctggtctacagtctacagagtgagttccggagtagccagggctacaccaagaaaccctgtctccgaaaaccaaaccaaacagaaaacaatatagACAGTGCCTGAAGAACACCACCTGAGGAAGTCCCCTGGTCTGCTCTGGTCTGCTCCAGCACATGCAGgagtgtgaatgtgtgaatgcgagtgcacacacacacacacacacacacacacgcatacacagagAATATAATCATTAATGCTGGTTTCAAGAAAGGAtgtagttgggcagtggtggcgcacgcctttaatcccagcactcgggaggcagaggcaggcggatctctgagttcgaggccagcctggtctacaagagctagttccaggacaggctctagaaactacagggaaaccctgtctcgaaaaacaaaaaaaaaaaaaacaaaaaaaaagaaaggatgtaaTATTCATTAGACCATGGGTGAcctttttactcttttttataaattattttattttttatatctacaagcacatgcatgtatgtctatacactatgtgtatgtctgatgcccttggaggccagaaggcatcaccttccctgaaactggaattactgatggttgtaaactaccactaccatgtgagtgctgggaattaaacccacatcccctggaagagcatccagtgcctTTAGCTCCTGAGCCATGGGTTCAGTCCCACcgttttcttatttatatgtaaGATAAATGAAACCTCCGTCATAGCATGTCTGGGTTAGGCCACAGAACAAATGAGCAAGGTCTAGGTAGGGTCTAGAGTGAGCAGCTATTAAGAAAGTACCTGTGTTTTTAAGATCTCAGTGCCCTTGCTTGCCACTTAAccaagaacttgggagacaggaattgggaaagaaaggatttgtttAGTTTTGGCCAGACTGGGGAGAGAGAAATTCTTTGCTTCTCTCAGCCCTGCCAGGAGCTGCACCACCATTTAAAGAAAGGatgaaacaaaagacagaaaatatgcaTATTAGATTTTGTTCTGAGATAAGTTATTGGAACTCTGAGATAAATCTTCTCGGAGATCTTTCCTCCTCTGGCTCCAGGGCTCCAAGCTACTCTTCATAAAGCCTGGAATTTTCTGGAGAATTCCTAATTCTTTAGGACtcttattactatttttttctcagttaattGAACTTGAAATAatgggttttattatgacatttttatatacTGTTTATCATCCTGTTTGGTAGTTTTACATTTCTAAGACATAAAAGGACGGTTACATTCAGTTGACCATGCGTGTGCTGAGTTAGGAATGCACAATCAATATATGGATATGCTTTCTTAGGCATGTCCTAGAAAAGCCAGaaactccctgcctcttccttagTCCAGTGAGTAATCCTTGTCCTCATTGTAGAGATCAGGGATCTAAGGGACTTAATCAGTAGCTGAGTAGCTTGTTCAGGGATTCAAGGCTAGGCCAGCTAGGGTcatgtatgcctataatccctgtGCTTGCAAGGATGAAACAGTAGGAGTTCAAGGGCCAATTACACAGTGGGACCATCTCAGAAGGAAAGGTTGGgacctggagagatagctcagcagtaaagaataCTTACAGCTCTcctagaggtcctgggtttgattcccagcgcccTTGTTAGGCAGCttacaactgactgtaactcctgCTTTagaagatctgatgcctctggcctgtGCTGGCACctacacccacatgcacatacccacaagcagacacacaaacCTACACATAATTAGAAGTAGTATAGATCgacattaaaaaaaggaagaaaagaaaaagagatcagctggatgtggtggctcctGGCTCCACCTGGAATCCCaggaaagcagaagcaagaagataaggaattcaaggccagcatgacctACACAAGAtttgtcttaaaaaaaggaaaaggagccgggcggtggtggcgcacgcctttaatcccagcactcgggaggcagaggcaggcggatctctgtgagttcgagaccagcctggtctacaagagctagttccaggacaggctccaaagccacagagaaaccctgtctcgaaaaaccaaaaaaaaaaaaaaaaaaggaaaaggaaaagaaagaagccagatgcctttaaccccagcactcaggaggctgggactggaagatctcttgagtttgaggccagccctgtcttcagagttagtttcaggccagccagggctacacagagaaaccctgtctcaaaaaatagagaaagaaggaaagaaaaggaagaaaatttaaagagagagagaaaagagaaagagagagagagaaataaagaaaagaagtgggGGTTAAGGCTAGTTCAATGTCTTCTTTCTTAATTATCCTTTTAGGTACATTCTGTATGCTCCACTCCATTCTCTGTAAAGCCAAAGAATAATGGGTATCCCCAAAATAGCCTGACAATGGAGAGAGGCCTGGAAAGGCtaaggacaagaaagaaaagggccAGACACGgtagtgaacacctttaatcccagtacttggtaagcagaggcagcaggctaGCCAATACTgtgatacatagtgagactctatctcaaaaaaaaaaaaaaaaaaaaaaaaggaagatgagtcagactggtctacaaagcaagttccaggacagctgggactgctacatagagaaaccatctTGGGGGGTGTGCAGGGGAAGATAGGAAGATGGAAACTAAAGACAGGGTTAGGATTGGTGCTCTTTATTCCCAAGACTGAGTTCTTCCACAAGGCCATGAGGCTGCATCTATACTCCCAGCCTCACTTCACCTAAGAGTACAGGGAAAGCCCAAATACGTTTCCCCAAGAGTTGGCTCTGTGCTGGCTTCAGAGCTTCAGGACCTGGAAATGCCTTTGTGCCCTCAGGGCTTTGTTTTTGGTTCAtttgttgctttgatttttgagacaaggtttctctgtgtaacagtcccggCAGGGCTGTCtgggaattcactctgtagaccaggctggcctcaaactcaccaagatccccctgcctctgcctcccgagtgctgggtttgttttttgaagcaggctatgtagccctggtcatCCGGGAGCTCTCTGTGTataccaggttggtcttgaactcacagaactctgtctGCCTTTGAAGGACAGTGTCTAGGAGACAttccagggaggaagaggggccCCAGGAGCAGAACTTTGGAGAGTGGCTACTGCTTCTCCTTCCTGGCAAGACCCTGACAAGCAGGCCTACATGCTCACCTGGGTGCTACTGATATTTTAATGGCTGAGGGAGGCCTGTGCCCAGGAGAGAAAGGTGCAGACTCTGGGCAGCAAGGTTCAGAGAATGGAAGAGCACCCAGCACCAGGCCTGGCACACAGTGGCCTTTGAAGAggaagggttaaaaaaaaaacctctgtccCCAAGGCTATCTGGGAGGCCATCACCTGCCCGGGCCACATTTCAATTTGTCTCACACACTGGAGCTTCACTTCATTACCCATGGAAATTCAGCTTCATTGATATGAAGAGGCTAATTACTACATGAGACATAATTACAAGACAGGAAATGGATTTACAGCTGCTTtcagagggagggggagcagcagcagacactggctgctctgccctcCCACCTAAAGGGCTAAATGCAGTCCCCAGGACCCAAGAAAGACATACTTCACCAGGCAATGGGTTCCCACAGACGTCAGGGTGCTACGGAGCTCTGGAAACAGTCCAGTTTCCCTCTAAACTTCCCACCCTTGCTGACGTGTTCCAAGAGGATCCtttgacatttaaaagaaaatcatactGAAGGGATAGGGCATTTAGCTCCTGGGTAAAAtgctgggttctatccccagcactaaCAATTTATGCAGCATGTGGTAGCCagatctttaattccagcacttgtcaggcagaggcaggtggatctctgtgtttgccagcctgatctatatagcaggtcccaggcctgcctgggctacacagtgagaccctgtctcaaacaaacaggcaaacaaaacccCTTAAGAATGTAGTCTTAGCCAGGTGATGgtagcagagagagatggatctctgtgagtttgaggccagcctggtctaccaagtgagttctaggacaggctccaaagctacagagaaaccagtctcaaaaaaagaaaaaaagaaaaaataaatcaataaacaaaaagaatgaagtcttatggaaaaatttaaaaaggaaggttatgTGCTAGAAGTGGTCAATGGAGAGATATGTAGACATATGAGGGCACTAAGACTTGCTCTTTCTGGGGGACAGACGAATCCTGAGAAAGAAATCCTTATCTTCTACACCGTCTAATACATAAAGCTCTTTTTAAAGTCCCTTATAGCTTAGActtttttccactttaaaataatgtttgagtcaggtggtgatggcacacacctttaatcccagcacctcgggaggcagaggcaggtggatccctgtaaATTCAacaccaacctggtctacaaagcgagttacAGGATAGCCATGGCTGTTAttcagagaaccctgtctcaataaataaataaataaataaataaataaataaataaataaataaataaaacaaagtaaaataaaaataaaagaatgtcttAATTCATACAGACATATAAAGACACAAATGTTAAGTGAAGAAGTCCATCTTCCATGCTAACCAAAGATAAACAAATTAGTAATAGCTAAAGTTTCTGAGCTGAGGCAGGATGgtgtgacacatacctttaatcacagcacgtgggaggcagagacagggagatctttGTGATTGATTtctaggcctgcctggtctacagagtgagttccaggacagctagggctacacagagaaaccctgtctcaaaaaaaaagcttATGAGCTGACTACGGTGGTGcacacttgaaatcccagcagGCTAGGGTTAGAGGCTCAAAAGCGCAAGGCCAGGCTGTACAAAGTACAGAAATTCTTCCTCGAAAACAAATCAAAGCATACTTGATTTGCCTATATCACTTGTTCATTTTTCATAAGCGCTCCATGAGGAGGGGACAGTCAACCACTCTGACTTGCATCTAATGAACTGAGACACAACACAGAGAGGGTCCACCAAGGTCCCCAAGGACACAGAGGTGAATGCTAGGGCGAGGGCTGGTTCTCATCCTGTCCTGTCCAGAACCTGAATTCTCAAGAACAGTGAGAAAAATCCCCTAAATTATAAATGGTATAGTCTCAAATGTCTTAAAAATAGCACTCCCTCCGCTCCAGCAAGTATCTCCTGAGATCGCATCTTTAATCTAGGGAAAAAGCCGGACAGGGTGGGTGTGGCGGCGGGGCGGGACGGGGGCGTGCCGTCAAGCGACCACGCCCCCTCCGCGAGGACCCCCGGAGCCGGCCTCGGCGTGCCGGAGAGCTTCTCCTTCCGGGGCGGCCTGCTGGGCCTCATGGAGGCTGTTCGGCCGGACGGCGGCGAGAGAGGGACGGCGGCGCCGCGAGCTGAGGAGAGGCCGGCGCCCGAGGCGAGGGTGCACTTCCGAGTAACCCGGTTTATCATGGAGGCAGGCGTCAAGCTAGGCATGCAGTCCATCCCCATCGCCACCGCGTGCACCATTTACCATAAGTTCTTCTGCGAGATCAACCTGGACGCTTATGACCTCTACCTGGTCGCCATGTCTTCCATTTACTTGGCCGGGAAAGTGGAGGAGCAACACTTGCGTACTCGTGACATCATCAACGTGTCGCACAGGTACTTTAACCCGGGCAGCGAGCCGTTGGAGCTGGATTCCCGTTTCTGGGAGCTGCGAGACAGCATTGTGCAATGTGAGCTTCTTATGCTACGAGTTCTGCGCTTCCAGGTCTCTTTCCAGCACCCGCACAAGTACCTGCTGCATTACTTGATTTCCCTCAAGAACTGGCTGAATCGTTACAGCTGGCAGCGAACCCCGATCTCTGTAACAGCCTGGGCCCTGCTTCGAGATAGTTACCATGGGGGGCTGTGCCTCCGCTTCCAGGCTCAGCACCTAGCCGTGGCAGTGCTCTACCTGGCCCTACAGGTCTATGGAGTCGAGGTGCCTGCAGAGGGTGAGGCCGAGaagccttggtggcaagtgtttAGTGACGACCTTACCAAGCCGATCATTGATAATATTGTGTCTGATCTCATTCAGATTTATACTATGGATACAGAGATCCCTTAAGGCCCTGGCCAAGGCCTGACCAAAGACCAGGATTATCAGCAGCCTGGGTATGGTGCCACCAAGTTGCTGTGATGGCAGGTCTCAGCTGTCTTTGTGTTCCCAGCAGCCCTCGTCCAAATAATGCCAAGAGCCTCCATGTGGGCAGGACATATTCAGCTTCCTAGAAGTGGCAGCATTATCAGCTTTTGCCCCTTAAGAAGATGCTGCGTTTGAGGCATGGACCATTGCAATTGAGGTGTGAGGTCACCGGCTGGAAGGTTACAGAATAGATGGGACTGCACTCTTAGGCgttttttaaaaaccagatttGGAGAAATATGAATGTGTAACATGGaatcttattttgtttaataaaattatgCAAATAAAATACGGGAAAACATTAATGCACAAAAGTCTGCTTGTGGTTTTACTTAGTTACAATAGTGGAGATTCTGAAAACTAAATGATCAATATTGGAGAAATGGTTGATGAAGCATGGTACATCCATAAAATAGAGTATTATTCAACCAGTAAAACTTATAAAGGGCTTATAACAGTGTGGGTAAGGGTTCATATTAGGCAGCATAAAAGATAGGATTCAAAAACATAGATGCACTATACTctctacaaaaaaagaaatataccaaGATAGGCAAACAAAGTATTGATTAGTTGGGGAGGTTTACATATTCGGGGGCATAATGATGACTAAGAGGTCTGTCTTTGATACAGCTACTCATTGTTTGCCTTCTCCACCGCGCTCCTGGGCCCTGCCCGTGGGTATGGACCTTTATGGTAAAGTCTTGCTTATCTTTCTTCACAGATGTCTGTTTAAAAGAACCACCATCATAATTTATTATCCCCATAAGTTTCCACACAGTGAACTTCCCTTAAGCATAAGACAGTTGTGTTAGCTGCCTCCTTTTCCTGGCTGATGGCATTGGGAACAGAGTAAGTGATCTCTTAAAGACCTAGGGGGAAAGGCGTGGTGAaccaggaggatcctgagttccaggtcaacctgagctgcagagtgaggccctatctcaaaaaacttaaCAAATagactgggtagtggtggtactCACtgttattcccagcactctggaggcagaggcaggcagatctctttgaggccagcctggtttacagagcaagttccagggcagccagggctacacagagagaccctgtctcaacaaaaagcaaaacaaacaaaacttaaggaaagcaaggaaaggaGGTATTGGGAGCAGAACCAGGGCCCCATGAGTCTCTTGAAGAGCTATCCATTTACCCCTTCATGCTCACAACAGATTTTCTCCACATCCTTACCACGTGTCAGGCACAACTCTGGGCTCGGTAACTCTGAGTAAAATGACAGCAGAAGCTTAGTCACTCTAGAAGTGCCTGTTGATCACATAAGAAAATAGGAAGAGcttagggatgtagctcagttagtagattgcttgcctagtatgcatgagatcttgggtttgatccccagcactgcataaaccaggcatggtggtacatacacccctgtaatcccagccatcCAGTGGAGGGGAGGGTCAGAATTTCGACGtcagttcaagggcatcctggactacaggagactgtctcaggaggaaagaggaggggggaacgaagaaagaagaaaaagaaagaaaaggaggaaactgGGGTCAAAACTCATAATTGAGGGCTAGAAAGTGATCTAGAAATCAAGTCACGAGCCCCttgaaatggaaggagaggagagctgGGGAAAAGGAATGGTCTCTGTTGGTCTGGGCTGGCAGCCTCTGTAATGAACCTTCAGTGGTGTCTGGAGCCCATGGTGGAATGATAGGGACGGGTAACACAGAGGTCTTGTCTTTCAGGTTGGTTCCCAGGCGCTCACAAATGCCCCTAACATCTGGCCCATCAGGTGGTTGGCAAGCTTGCTTCATGTAGAAGCAGCATGCAGCTCTTGTCTCGGTCATCCCTGAGCCACTCTCCAGGGAGTTCCATGGCGTAGGCATCTCACACATGCCTGAGAAAGCATCTGGTCAGTGTGGGTTCTGCCCCTACACCAGCACTTAGAAGATGGCCTCcaactttctctcttttcctgataTACAGGGtcttggaggaggaaagggatggtGACGGCAAAGCCTTGGAGCACAGCCTTGTTTGGAAAAGCACAGCCTGACTGCAGCTTATGCCTCTGGGGCCAGGCCACTGTTTCCAAGGGCCCTTCAGAGTCCTGACTCGGTTGTTCAGGTGGTAGCTCCCAAGTGAGAGTGAGCCTGTGGGACAGTGGCAGTTTAGCCTCTCACACTCACCTCCTTCTAAGGCAACTGAGGCCCACCTTGTAAAACACCTGAGGGGATCTACAGTCATGGGGATGCAGCTGGGACCCCAGAGACAGCCCAGAAGGTGACAAAAGTCAAAGCTCAATGACACCCAAGATGTCACTGATACCCAGGGCCCAGAGTAGGATTTCCCTGAGGTAAATGACCCGCTTGTCCTTGCTGGGACC containing:
- the Ccnq gene encoding cyclin-Q; protein product: MEAVRPDGGERGTAAPRAEERPAPEARVHFRVTRFIMEAGVKLGMQSIPIATACTIYHKFFCEINLDAYDLYLVAMSSIYLAGKVEEQHLRTRDIINVSHRYFNPGSEPLELDSRFWELRDSIVQCELLMLRVLRFQVSFQHPHKYLLHYLISLKNWLNRYSWQRTPISVTAWALLRDSYHGGLCLRFQAQHLAVAVLYLALQVYGVEVPAEGEAEKPWWQVFSDDLTKPIIDNIVSDLIQIYTMDTEIP